From a region of the Odontesthes bonariensis isolate fOdoBon6 chromosome 4, fOdoBon6.hap1, whole genome shotgun sequence genome:
- the prss12 gene encoding neurotrypsin isoform X2, protein MPFTDCVRSRGKDEFYRGAIDVTESGTRCMNWTEVAGFRERYPGKGIGEHNHCRNPDGRIRPWCFFRNHKGRVDWGYCDCKQGSVRLQEGRSKLDGRVEVYLGGVWGSVCSNDWGDEDAAVVCKQLGKGMSGHARAVPLFYPGMAKLHWMAVHCQGEEPDLLQCRKTTSNGEECSLAAAVTCTQQQVSTAVMTLPIRLVGGRSESEGTVEVFHAGQWGSICDDQWDDSDAEVVCRQLGLSGVARAWGQAHFGKASGRVWLDEVRCTGNELTLEQCPKSAWGEHNCLHSEDAGVSCSRLTDGTTRLFGGAGSHEGRLEIFYRGQWGTVCDDGWTESNTQVVCRQLGYRVGETLLSDGLDNTPVSRFGMGSGPILLDDVSCTGKEPSLLLCNRREWLRHDCTHSEDVNIACSPEHNGGSLPTNMPVRLMGGESSREGRVELFLSGQWGTVCDDGWTDHDAEVVCRQLGYSGIAKARVMAYFGEGTGPIHVDNVKCNGEERSLADCIKQMPGTHNCRHSEDAGVICDYGESQQSYKEVKDPVSSICGLRLIHTRQRRIIGGENSLRGGWPWQAAIRLRGSKGDGRLVCGATLIDTCWVLTSAHCFKRYGNSTKQYKVRVGDYHSLVPEEYEEEYGVDQIVFQPSYHSHSNDYDLALVRLSPGAVGQTPGECVSFSRHVLPACLPMRKERVLKQASNCHITGWGDTGRSYSKTLQQAPLSLLPRRHCQQYFQSAFTSRMLCAGSIQSEKRVDSCRGDSGGPLVCERPGGGWVVYGVTSWGHACRTQQSPGVYTKVSAFSSWIRKVIGHDEKKR, encoded by the exons ATGCCGTTCACCGACTGCGTCCGAAGCCGTGGGAAAGACGAGTTCTACCGGGGAGCCATAGACGTCACCGAGTCCGGAACCCGGTGCATGAACTGGACCGAAGTGGCCGGATTCAGGGAGCGCTATCCGGGCAAAGGAATAGGGGAGCACAATCATTGCCGCAACCCCGACGGCAGGATCCGACCCTGGTGCTTTTTCAGGAATCACAAAGGCAGAGTAGACTGGGGGTACTGCGACTGTAAACAAG GCTCAGTGCGCCTGCAAGAAGGTCGCTCCAAACTGGATGGCAGGGTGGAGGTGTACCTGGGAGGGGTTTGGGGATCTGTGTGCAGCAATGACTGGGGGGATGAAGACGCTGCAGTGGTTTGCAAACAGCTGGGCAAGGG TATGTCAGGTCATGCCCGTGCAGTTCCCCTGTTTTATCCAGGCATGGCCAAGCTCCATTGGATGGCAGTCCATTGCCAGGGAGAAGAGCCAGACCTGCTCCAGTGTCGCAAAACTACCTCTAATGGAGAGGAGTGTTCTCTGGCTGCAGCTGTCACCTGCACCCAACAGCAAG tttCCACAGCAGTCATGACGCTTCCTATACGGCTGGTGGGAGGTCGCTCGGAGTCAGAGGGCACAGTTGAAGTTTtccatgcagggcagtggggtTCCATATGTGATGACCAATGGGACGACAGTGATGCAGAGGTGGTGTGTCGACAGCTGGGGTTGAG TGGTGTTGCAAGGGCGTGGGGCCAGGCACATTTTGGCAAGGCTTCAGGCCGTGTGTGGCTGGATGAGGTGCGTTGCACAGGCAACGAACTCACTCTGGAGCAGTGTCCAAAAAGCGCTTGGGGAGAGCATAACTGTCTGCACTCTGAGGATGCAGGAGTGTCCTGCAGCCGTCTTACAG ACGGTACCACCAGGTTGTTTGGGGGTGCGGGAAGTCATGAGGGACGTTTAGAAATCTTCTACCGAGGTCAGTGGGGCACAGTGTGTGATGATGGCTGGACAGAATCCAACACACAAGTGGTGTGCCGACAGCTTGGTTACAG AGTGGGTGAGACTCTCCTTTCTGACGGTCTAGACAACACCCCAGTCTCTCGCTTTGGGATGGGGTCAGGTCCTATTCTTTTGGATGATGTGAGCTGCACGGGGAAAGAACCCAGCTTATTGTTGTGCAACAGGAGGGAGTGGCTCCGCCATGACTGCACACACAGTGAAGATGTTAACATCGCATGCAGCCCTGAGCACAATGGAGGCAGTCTTCCAACTA ataTGCCAGTAAGGCTTATGGGAGGAGAAAGTTCCAGAGAAGGTCGTGTTGAGCTCTTTCTGTCTGGTCAGTGGGGGACTGTCTGTGATGATGGATGGACTGATCATGATGCTGAAGTGGTGTGCCGGCAGCTAGGCTACAG TGGCATTGCTAAGGCCCGTGTGATGGCATACTTCGGGGAAGGGACAGGCCCCATCCACGTGGACAATGTAAAGTGCAATGGTGAGGAGCGCTCGTTAGCAGACTGTATCAAACAGATGCCCGGCACACACAACTGCCGCCACAGTGAGGACGCCGGGGTCATCTGTGACTATGGTGAATCACAGCAAAGCTACAAAGAGGTCAAAG ATCCTGTTAGCTCCATTTGTGGTCTGAGGCTCATACACACTCGCCAGCGTCGAATCATTGGGGGAGAAAACTCTCTGAG gGGTGGCTGGCCGTGGCAGGCTGCCATTCGTTTGCGTGGATCTAAAGGAGACGGGAGGTTGGTGTGTGGCGCAACCCTCATCGACACTTGCTGGGTCCTCACCTCAGCACACTGCTTCAAAAG GTATGGAAACAGCACCAAGCAGTATAAAGTAAGAGTAGGCGACTACCACTCCCTTGTCCCGGAGGAGTATGAAGAGGAGTACGGTGTTGATCAAATTGTCTTCCAACCAAGCTACCACTCCCATAGCAACGACTACGATCTGGCTTTGGTTCGTCTGTCACCGGGGGCAGTGGGCCAGACGCCGGGGGAGTGTGTGTCATTCAGCCGACACGTCCTTCCCGCCTGTCTACccatgaggaaagagagagtGCTCAAACAAGCCAGCAACTGTCACATTACTGGCTGGGGTGACACAG GACGCTCATACTCGAAGACCCTGCAGCAAGCGCCGCTGTCCCTTCTCCCTCGCCGCCACTGCCAGCAGTATTTCCAGAGCGCCTTCACAAGCCGCATGCTCTGCGCCGGCAGCATCCAGTCAGAGAAGCGTGTGGATAGTTGCCGTGGTGACAGTGGAGGTCCATTGGTGTGTGAGCGTCCAGGTGGGGGTTGGGTGGTTTATGGGGTCACATCTTGGGGTCATGCCTGCAGGACACAACAGTCTCCTGGTGTTTACACCAAAGtctctgctttcagctcttGGATACGCAAAGTAATTGGACATGATGAGAAAAAGCGATGA
- the prss12 gene encoding neurotrypsin isoform X1 codes for MNGAFFAFLAVLVAASGCNSSSVPSFIMPFTDCVRSRGKDEFYRGAIDVTESGTRCMNWTEVAGFRERYPGKGIGEHNHCRNPDGRIRPWCFFRNHKGRVDWGYCDCKQGSVRLQEGRSKLDGRVEVYLGGVWGSVCSNDWGDEDAAVVCKQLGKGMSGHARAVPLFYPGMAKLHWMAVHCQGEEPDLLQCRKTTSNGEECSLAAAVTCTQQQVSTAVMTLPIRLVGGRSESEGTVEVFHAGQWGSICDDQWDDSDAEVVCRQLGLSGVARAWGQAHFGKASGRVWLDEVRCTGNELTLEQCPKSAWGEHNCLHSEDAGVSCSRLTDGTTRLFGGAGSHEGRLEIFYRGQWGTVCDDGWTESNTQVVCRQLGYRVGETLLSDGLDNTPVSRFGMGSGPILLDDVSCTGKEPSLLLCNRREWLRHDCTHSEDVNIACSPEHNGGSLPTNMPVRLMGGESSREGRVELFLSGQWGTVCDDGWTDHDAEVVCRQLGYSGIAKARVMAYFGEGTGPIHVDNVKCNGEERSLADCIKQMPGTHNCRHSEDAGVICDYGESQQSYKEVKDPVSSICGLRLIHTRQRRIIGGENSLRGGWPWQAAIRLRGSKGDGRLVCGATLIDTCWVLTSAHCFKRYGNSTKQYKVRVGDYHSLVPEEYEEEYGVDQIVFQPSYHSHSNDYDLALVRLSPGAVGQTPGECVSFSRHVLPACLPMRKERVLKQASNCHITGWGDTGRSYSKTLQQAPLSLLPRRHCQQYFQSAFTSRMLCAGSIQSEKRVDSCRGDSGGPLVCERPGGGWVVYGVTSWGHACRTQQSPGVYTKVSAFSSWIRKVIGHDEKKR; via the exons ATGAATGGggctttttttgcctttttagcCGTACTTGTGGCTGCGAGCGGCTGTAATTCCAGCAGCGTCCCTTCATTCATCATGCCGTTCACCGACTGCGTCCGAAGCCGTGGGAAAGACGAGTTCTACCGGGGAGCCATAGACGTCACCGAGTCCGGAACCCGGTGCATGAACTGGACCGAAGTGGCCGGATTCAGGGAGCGCTATCCGGGCAAAGGAATAGGGGAGCACAATCATTGCCGCAACCCCGACGGCAGGATCCGACCCTGGTGCTTTTTCAGGAATCACAAAGGCAGAGTAGACTGGGGGTACTGCGACTGTAAACAAG GCTCAGTGCGCCTGCAAGAAGGTCGCTCCAAACTGGATGGCAGGGTGGAGGTGTACCTGGGAGGGGTTTGGGGATCTGTGTGCAGCAATGACTGGGGGGATGAAGACGCTGCAGTGGTTTGCAAACAGCTGGGCAAGGG TATGTCAGGTCATGCCCGTGCAGTTCCCCTGTTTTATCCAGGCATGGCCAAGCTCCATTGGATGGCAGTCCATTGCCAGGGAGAAGAGCCAGACCTGCTCCAGTGTCGCAAAACTACCTCTAATGGAGAGGAGTGTTCTCTGGCTGCAGCTGTCACCTGCACCCAACAGCAAG tttCCACAGCAGTCATGACGCTTCCTATACGGCTGGTGGGAGGTCGCTCGGAGTCAGAGGGCACAGTTGAAGTTTtccatgcagggcagtggggtTCCATATGTGATGACCAATGGGACGACAGTGATGCAGAGGTGGTGTGTCGACAGCTGGGGTTGAG TGGTGTTGCAAGGGCGTGGGGCCAGGCACATTTTGGCAAGGCTTCAGGCCGTGTGTGGCTGGATGAGGTGCGTTGCACAGGCAACGAACTCACTCTGGAGCAGTGTCCAAAAAGCGCTTGGGGAGAGCATAACTGTCTGCACTCTGAGGATGCAGGAGTGTCCTGCAGCCGTCTTACAG ACGGTACCACCAGGTTGTTTGGGGGTGCGGGAAGTCATGAGGGACGTTTAGAAATCTTCTACCGAGGTCAGTGGGGCACAGTGTGTGATGATGGCTGGACAGAATCCAACACACAAGTGGTGTGCCGACAGCTTGGTTACAG AGTGGGTGAGACTCTCCTTTCTGACGGTCTAGACAACACCCCAGTCTCTCGCTTTGGGATGGGGTCAGGTCCTATTCTTTTGGATGATGTGAGCTGCACGGGGAAAGAACCCAGCTTATTGTTGTGCAACAGGAGGGAGTGGCTCCGCCATGACTGCACACACAGTGAAGATGTTAACATCGCATGCAGCCCTGAGCACAATGGAGGCAGTCTTCCAACTA ataTGCCAGTAAGGCTTATGGGAGGAGAAAGTTCCAGAGAAGGTCGTGTTGAGCTCTTTCTGTCTGGTCAGTGGGGGACTGTCTGTGATGATGGATGGACTGATCATGATGCTGAAGTGGTGTGCCGGCAGCTAGGCTACAG TGGCATTGCTAAGGCCCGTGTGATGGCATACTTCGGGGAAGGGACAGGCCCCATCCACGTGGACAATGTAAAGTGCAATGGTGAGGAGCGCTCGTTAGCAGACTGTATCAAACAGATGCCCGGCACACACAACTGCCGCCACAGTGAGGACGCCGGGGTCATCTGTGACTATGGTGAATCACAGCAAAGCTACAAAGAGGTCAAAG ATCCTGTTAGCTCCATTTGTGGTCTGAGGCTCATACACACTCGCCAGCGTCGAATCATTGGGGGAGAAAACTCTCTGAG gGGTGGCTGGCCGTGGCAGGCTGCCATTCGTTTGCGTGGATCTAAAGGAGACGGGAGGTTGGTGTGTGGCGCAACCCTCATCGACACTTGCTGGGTCCTCACCTCAGCACACTGCTTCAAAAG GTATGGAAACAGCACCAAGCAGTATAAAGTAAGAGTAGGCGACTACCACTCCCTTGTCCCGGAGGAGTATGAAGAGGAGTACGGTGTTGATCAAATTGTCTTCCAACCAAGCTACCACTCCCATAGCAACGACTACGATCTGGCTTTGGTTCGTCTGTCACCGGGGGCAGTGGGCCAGACGCCGGGGGAGTGTGTGTCATTCAGCCGACACGTCCTTCCCGCCTGTCTACccatgaggaaagagagagtGCTCAAACAAGCCAGCAACTGTCACATTACTGGCTGGGGTGACACAG GACGCTCATACTCGAAGACCCTGCAGCAAGCGCCGCTGTCCCTTCTCCCTCGCCGCCACTGCCAGCAGTATTTCCAGAGCGCCTTCACAAGCCGCATGCTCTGCGCCGGCAGCATCCAGTCAGAGAAGCGTGTGGATAGTTGCCGTGGTGACAGTGGAGGTCCATTGGTGTGTGAGCGTCCAGGTGGGGGTTGGGTGGTTTATGGGGTCACATCTTGGGGTCATGCCTGCAGGACACAACAGTCTCCTGGTGTTTACACCAAAGtctctgctttcagctcttGGATACGCAAAGTAATTGGACATGATGAGAAAAAGCGATGA